In one Bradyrhizobium cosmicum genomic region, the following are encoded:
- a CDS encoding fumarylacetoacetate hydrolase family protein — protein sequence MKLPRLATYSVKGETRYGAMLEGGIVDLSTRYAKDYPTLREVIAAGKLVRLAEEAASLTPDQALGDIIWLPPVPAPEKIICIGVNYPDRNAEYKDGQDAPKYPSMFMRSPRSFVGHDTPLVRPRASAQLDYEGEIVLVIGKAGRHIPESAALDHIAALTLCNEGSVRDWLRHGKFNVTQGKNFDSSGSLGPWLVPYTKESQIADIRLTTHVNGEMRQDDRTSRLMFPFRTLISYISTFATLVPGDIIVTGTPTGAGARFDPPRYLKPGDVVEIAAEGIGSLRNGVVDEA from the coding sequence ATGAAGCTCCCTCGCCTCGCCACCTATTCCGTCAAGGGTGAAACCCGCTACGGCGCCATGCTGGAGGGTGGCATCGTCGATCTCTCGACGCGCTACGCCAAGGACTATCCGACGTTGCGCGAGGTGATCGCGGCCGGGAAGCTGGTGAGGCTCGCCGAGGAGGCGGCCAGCCTGACGCCGGACCAGGCGCTCGGTGACATCATTTGGCTGCCGCCGGTACCCGCACCGGAAAAGATCATCTGCATCGGCGTCAACTATCCTGATCGTAACGCCGAGTACAAGGACGGTCAGGACGCGCCGAAATATCCGAGCATGTTCATGCGCTCGCCCCGCTCCTTCGTCGGCCATGACACCCCGCTGGTGCGCCCGCGCGCGTCCGCGCAGCTCGACTACGAGGGCGAGATCGTTCTGGTGATCGGCAAGGCCGGCCGGCACATTCCGGAAAGCGCCGCGCTTGACCACATCGCCGCGCTCACGCTCTGCAACGAAGGCTCGGTGCGCGACTGGCTGCGTCATGGCAAGTTCAATGTCACGCAGGGCAAGAACTTCGATTCCAGCGGCAGCCTCGGGCCTTGGCTGGTGCCCTACACGAAGGAATCGCAGATCGCCGATATCCGCCTGACCACACACGTCAATGGTGAGATGCGGCAGGACGACCGTACCAGCCGGCTGATGTTTCCGTTCCGCACCCTCATCAGCTATATTTCGACCTTCGCAACGCTGGTCCCGGGCGACATCATCGTCACGGGCACGCCGACCGGCGCCGGTGCAAGGTTCGATCCGCCGCGCTATTTGAAGCCCGGCGATGTCGTCGAGATCGCGGCCGAGGGCATCGGAAGCTTGCGCAACGGCGTCGTCGACGAAGCCTGA
- a CDS encoding thiamine pyrophosphate-dependent enzyme, whose product MTTLTGGEAIVSGLVAHGVDTVFGLPGAQVYGLFDAFHQAQLKVIGARHEQACGYMAFGYARSSGRPGVFSVVPGPGVLNASAALLTAFGCNEPVLCVTGQVPTQFLGKGRGHLHEMPDQLATLRTYVKWAERIEHPGYAPTVVARAFQEMTSGRRGPASVEMPWDVFTQRADTAAAQVLEPLPAPRPDPDMIKQAARLIKDSKAPMIFVGSGAIEAGAEILALAEMIDAPVVAFRSGRGIVSNAHELGLTMAAAYKLWAKTDLMIAIGTRAELPVSGFRWPYQPPDLKSVRIDIDPAEMRRVVCDTAIVADAKAATADLAAAVSKAGYGKTAGRRAAIREATAAAQAEIQRIQPQMAYLNILREVLPANAIVTDELSQFGFASWYGFPVYQPRTFITSGYQGTLGSGFPTALGAKVANPDKPVVAITGDGGFMFGVQELATAVQFNIGVVTLVFNNNAYGNVRRDQRERFDGRVVASDLVNPDFVKLAESFGVAAARVTAPDQFKAAMEKALAHGGPYLISVEVIRDSEVSPWAFIHPPKP is encoded by the coding sequence ATGACCACCCTCACCGGCGGCGAAGCGATCGTAAGCGGCCTTGTCGCCCATGGCGTCGACACCGTGTTCGGCCTGCCCGGCGCGCAGGTCTACGGCCTGTTCGACGCCTTCCACCAGGCCCAGCTCAAGGTGATCGGCGCGCGGCACGAGCAGGCCTGCGGCTACATGGCGTTCGGCTATGCGCGCTCCAGTGGCAGGCCCGGCGTGTTCAGCGTGGTGCCTGGCCCCGGTGTGCTCAACGCCAGCGCAGCGCTGCTCACTGCATTTGGCTGCAACGAGCCGGTGCTGTGCGTCACCGGCCAGGTGCCGACGCAGTTCCTGGGCAAGGGCCGTGGCCATCTCCACGAGATGCCGGACCAGCTCGCGACCCTGCGCACCTATGTGAAATGGGCCGAGCGGATAGAGCATCCCGGATACGCCCCGACGGTGGTCGCACGTGCCTTCCAGGAGATGACCTCCGGCCGTCGCGGCCCCGCCTCCGTCGAGATGCCCTGGGATGTCTTCACCCAGCGCGCGGACACCGCGGCGGCACAGGTGCTGGAGCCGCTGCCCGCGCCGCGGCCTGACCCCGATATGATCAAGCAGGCCGCCAGGTTGATCAAGGACAGCAAGGCGCCGATGATCTTCGTCGGCAGCGGTGCGATCGAGGCCGGCGCGGAGATCCTCGCGCTCGCCGAGATGATCGATGCGCCCGTGGTCGCCTTCCGCAGCGGGCGCGGCATCGTCTCCAATGCGCACGAACTCGGGCTGACCATGGCGGCCGCATACAAGCTGTGGGCGAAGACCGACTTGATGATCGCAATCGGGACCCGCGCGGAGCTGCCGGTATCGGGCTTCCGCTGGCCCTACCAGCCGCCTGACCTGAAGTCGGTTCGCATCGATATCGATCCCGCCGAAATGCGCCGTGTTGTCTGTGACACCGCGATCGTCGCCGATGCCAAGGCTGCGACCGCCGATCTCGCCGCCGCCGTCAGCAAGGCCGGCTACGGCAAGACGGCCGGCCGCCGCGCCGCGATCCGTGAGGCGACCGCAGCCGCGCAGGCAGAGATCCAGCGCATCCAGCCGCAGATGGCGTATCTCAACATTTTGCGCGAGGTGCTGCCGGCGAACGCGATCGTCACAGATGAATTGTCGCAGTTCGGCTTCGCCTCCTGGTACGGCTTCCCGGTCTACCAGCCGCGCACCTTCATTACGTCAGGCTATCAGGGCACGCTTGGCTCGGGCTTCCCGACCGCGCTTGGCGCCAAGGTCGCCAATCCCGACAAGCCGGTGGTGGCGATCACCGGCGACGGCGGCTTCATGTTCGGCGTACAGGAGCTTGCCACCGCCGTGCAGTTCAACATCGGCGTGGTGACGCTGGTGTTCAACAACAACGCCTACGGCAACGTCCGCCGCGACCAGCGCGAACGCTTCGACGGCCGCGTGGTGGCGTCCGACCTCGTCAACCCGGACTTCGTCAAGCTGGCAGAATCCTTCGGTGTCGCGGCGGCCCGCGTCACCGCGCCGGACCAGTTCAAGGCGGCGATGGAGAAGGCGCTGGCCCATGGCGGGCCGTACCTGATCTCGGTCGAGGTCATCAGGGATTCGGAAGTCAGCCCGTGGGCGTTCATTCACCCGCCGAAGCCCTGA
- a CDS encoding MFS transporter, translating into MATTQLSAGTATANRTGLYLAVLQLAFTLGWTTYVIYLPKLAAEVGIAPSAVILILMLDQAIFTIADTAMGIAADRLAPYVGRLGLFVGLVAAISCGAFVAMPFVAGVGAAAQVWFIALIVVWSIASSALRAPPLTLLGKYRARPQVPFLAALAMLGYGVAGAVSPYLGVVMREHDARLPFVISSVVLLLTALALSRIEHDVARDTSLPTPAEAAKPLGVVPIIFIVAMVALALGFQLHFAMNSAPSYLRFARLDELPWLMPVFWIGFNIAMFPASVVVKHRGGLIVMGAAGLFGAVAIAAAEFAGSLNTLIAAQFLAGAAWGCMLMSAVSAALAIGSTGAEGKVTGLVFSALALGTFARMAAVAGGLQKMPDYAPLLHWAPVACWSVAGAGLLVIAAARLQGGVHLRASAGE; encoded by the coding sequence ATGGCGACGACACAACTCTCGGCCGGTACTGCGACGGCCAATCGCACCGGCCTTTATCTGGCCGTGCTGCAACTGGCGTTCACGCTGGGCTGGACCACCTACGTCATCTATCTGCCGAAGCTCGCGGCCGAAGTCGGCATCGCACCATCCGCCGTCATCCTCATCCTGATGCTGGACCAGGCGATCTTCACCATCGCCGACACGGCGATGGGGATCGCCGCGGACAGGCTCGCGCCTTATGTCGGCAGGCTTGGCCTGTTCGTCGGGCTCGTGGCCGCGATCTCCTGCGGCGCGTTCGTCGCGATGCCCTTCGTAGCCGGCGTCGGCGCGGCTGCGCAGGTCTGGTTCATTGCGCTGATCGTGGTCTGGTCGATCGCTTCGTCTGCCTTGCGGGCGCCGCCGCTGACCCTGCTCGGCAAATACCGTGCCCGGCCGCAGGTGCCATTCCTCGCCGCGCTGGCGATGCTCGGCTATGGGGTCGCCGGCGCGGTCTCGCCCTATCTCGGCGTGGTGATGCGCGAGCATGACGCGCGGCTGCCGTTCGTGATCTCCAGCGTCGTGCTGCTGCTCACGGCGCTGGCGCTGTCGCGGATCGAGCACGATGTCGCGCGCGATACCTCGCTGCCGACGCCGGCCGAAGCGGCAAAGCCGCTGGGCGTGGTGCCGATCATCTTCATCGTCGCGATGGTGGCGCTGGCACTCGGCTTTCAGCTGCACTTTGCCATGAACAGTGCGCCGTCCTATCTGCGCTTTGCGAGGCTCGACGAGCTGCCATGGCTGATGCCGGTGTTCTGGATCGGTTTCAATATCGCGATGTTCCCAGCGAGCGTGGTCGTCAAGCATCGCGGTGGCCTGATCGTGATGGGCGCGGCCGGGCTGTTCGGTGCGGTCGCGATCGCGGCGGCCGAGTTCGCCGGTAGCCTCAACACGCTGATCGCCGCGCAGTTTCTCGCCGGCGCCGCGTGGGGCTGCATGCTGATGAGTGCGGTCTCCGCTGCGCTGGCGATCGGCTCGACCGGTGCGGAAGGCAAGGTCACCGGCCTCGTTTTCTCGGCACTGGCGCTCGGCACCTTCGCGCGCATGGCGGCGGTCGCTGGCGGCTTGCAGAAGATGCCGGACTACGCGCCCCTGCTGCATTGGGCGCCGGTCGCCTGCTGGTCGGTCGCAGGCGCCGGCTTGCTGGTGATCGCGGCGGCGCGACTACAGGGTGGCGTTCACCTCAGGGCTTCGGCGGGTGAATGA
- the alkB gene encoding DNA oxidative demethylase AlkB — protein MTGDLFDTVAEAQPSREEIADGAVLLRGFVKPIESELIEAVRAIVGRSPFRRMTTPGGHLMSVAMTNCGERGWITDHTGYRYDPIDPKTGAPWPAMPPVLRDLARHAAEQGEFAGFAPDACLVNRYEPGTRLSLHQDKDELDYSAPIVSVSLGLPATFLFGGMARSDKPRRFRLVHGDVVVWGGASRLAYHGVAPLADGEHPLLGRKRINLTFRRTR, from the coding sequence TTGACGGGTGATCTGTTCGACACGGTCGCCGAAGCCCAGCCGTCGCGCGAGGAGATCGCCGACGGCGCCGTTCTGCTGCGCGGATTCGTCAAGCCGATCGAGAGCGAGCTGATCGAAGCCGTGCGCGCCATCGTCGGGCGGTCGCCGTTCCGGCGCATGACCACGCCCGGCGGCCATCTGATGTCGGTAGCCATGACCAATTGCGGCGAGCGCGGCTGGATCACCGATCACACCGGCTATCGCTACGACCCGATCGACCCGAAGACCGGCGCGCCATGGCCGGCGATGCCGCCGGTGCTCCGCGATCTGGCCCGGCACGCGGCAGAGCAGGGCGAGTTTGCCGGCTTCGCGCCCGATGCCTGCCTCGTCAACCGCTACGAGCCCGGCACGCGGCTGTCGCTGCATCAGGACAAGGACGAGCTGGACTATTCGGCGCCGATCGTCTCGGTCTCGCTCGGGCTGCCTGCGACATTCCTGTTCGGCGGCATGGCGCGCAGCGACAAGCCGCGCCGCTTCCGGCTGGTCCATGGCGACGTCGTGGTCTGGGGTGGGGCGAGCAGGCTCGCCTATCACGGCGTGGCCCCGCTCGCCGACGGCGAGCACCCGCTGCTCGGGCGCAAGCGGATCAATTTGACCTTCCGCCGGACGCGCTGA
- a CDS encoding 2OG-Fe(II) oxygenase, whose protein sequence is MAIAKLAPAAVNMAADLAAHVDTLDWPQITSELETQGCAVLKNLLTPDQCRAIAALYPNDAGFRSRIVMGRHGFGRGEYKYFSYPLPDLIAELRPALYAHLQGVANRWNEAMGIDIRYPSAHAAFLKRCHDAGQARPTPLLLQYEAGDFNCLHQDLYGEHVFPLQVAILLSEPGRDFTGGEFVLTEQRPRMQSRAEVVPLAQGDAVAFAVHHRPVQGTRGSYRVNLRHGVSRIRSGQRHTLGVIFHDAK, encoded by the coding sequence ATGGCAATCGCGAAACTTGCTCCCGCTGCCGTCAACATGGCAGCCGACCTCGCCGCTCACGTCGACACCCTCGACTGGCCCCAGATCACGAGCGAGCTCGAGACCCAGGGCTGCGCCGTCCTGAAGAACCTGCTGACGCCGGACCAATGCCGCGCCATCGCCGCCCTCTACCCCAACGACGCAGGCTTCCGCAGCCGCATCGTCATGGGCCGCCACGGCTTTGGCCGCGGCGAGTACAAATATTTCTCCTACCCGCTGCCCGACCTGATCGCCGAGCTGCGCCCGGCGCTCTACGCGCATCTGCAAGGCGTCGCCAATCGCTGGAACGAGGCGATGGGAATCGACATCCGCTATCCCTCCGCGCATGCTGCCTTCCTCAAGCGCTGCCACGACGCGGGCCAGGCACGGCCGACGCCGCTGCTGCTGCAATACGAAGCGGGCGACTTCAATTGCCTGCATCAGGACCTCTATGGCGAGCACGTGTTCCCGCTCCAGGTCGCGATCCTGCTGTCCGAGCCGGGCCGCGATTTCACCGGCGGCGAGTTCGTGCTGACCGAGCAACGCCCGCGCATGCAGTCCCGCGCCGAGGTGGTGCCGCTGGCGCAGGGAGATGCGGTCGCCTTCGCTGTGCATCATCGCCCGGTGCAGGGGACACGCGGCTCCTACCGCGTTAACCTCCGCCATGGCGTCAGCCGGATCAGATCCGGCCAGCGCCACACCCTGGGTGTGATTTTTCATGATGCCAAATGA
- a CDS encoding transglycosylase domain-containing protein, translating to MWQIAARTTTRFPSGPTRPNSVRFHREVGRTSSRSFSLHLMRRFLVIAAKTTLALLSLTGIGLLATSAWLVWHYGYSFGLPTEAQLAAVSPTGPACRTDPGRATIPLVDMSPLLRNAVIAYEQPDFYEAWSLNPIVEIVLALGTGRSPKPAGITQSVARCLLLLSAENDRQVDPIASIYFMQRVTRSLSRDRILEIYLNESYLGRSAFGVAAGAEIYFGKALADLEIGEIAFLMTRARWPFRTRTFDTRARDYGIDRMQTAGLISDTQAAAAKNRPLLLREAPGAQTRPVNE from the coding sequence ATGTGGCAGATCGCGGCCAGAACGACCACCCGATTTCCGTCAGGCCCAACCCGCCCCAATTCCGTCCGGTTCCATCGCGAGGTTGGACGAACCTCATCCCGCTCATTCAGCCTGCACCTGATGCGCAGATTTCTCGTCATAGCTGCAAAGACGACGCTGGCCCTGCTCTCGCTCACGGGCATCGGCCTGCTGGCCACCTCCGCCTGGCTGGTCTGGCACTACGGTTACAGCTTCGGACTTCCGACCGAAGCCCAGCTCGCGGCGGTTTCGCCGACAGGCCCGGCGTGCAGGACCGATCCCGGGCGTGCCACCATTCCCCTCGTCGATATGTCCCCCCTGCTGCGAAACGCCGTGATCGCTTATGAGCAGCCTGACTTCTATGAAGCCTGGTCGTTGAATCCGATTGTCGAGATCGTATTGGCTCTAGGGACTGGACGCAGCCCCAAGCCGGCCGGCATCACGCAATCTGTCGCGCGCTGCCTGCTCTTGCTCAGCGCGGAGAATGACCGGCAGGTCGATCCAATCGCATCGATCTACTTCATGCAGCGCGTCACGCGCAGCCTGTCCCGGGACAGGATCCTTGAGATCTATCTCAATGAGAGCTATCTGGGCCGCAGCGCATTTGGCGTGGCGGCCGGGGCGGAGATCTACTTTGGAAAGGCGCTCGCGGACCTCGAAATCGGCGAAATCGCGTTTCTTATGACGCGCGCACGATGGCCGTTCCGCACTCGAACATTCGACACGCGCGCACGAGATTACGGCATCGATCGCATGCAGACGGCTGGATTGATCAGCGATACGCAGGCTGCAGCGGCCAAGAACCGGCCGCTCCTGCTCAGGGAAGCGCCGGGCGCCCAAACCCGGCCCGTCAACGAATGA
- a CDS encoding DUF2848 domain-containing protein: MFDLTFTVDAQDTTTPLTLAIDQMVIAGWTGRDPVARDKHIKELQEMGIAPPASTPIYYRGAARRLTQQDRIECTGDDSSGEVEFVLIGWQGRIFVGCGSDHTDRKVEAYNVTVSKQMCDKPIASTLWELEDVIGHWDRMILRSYATIKGERVLYQEGTLDAMLPVADLIARGFDGGKFPDGCAMFGGTFAAKGGIRPADRFDFELEDPVLKRTIKHGYDVVTLPVRG, translated from the coding sequence GTGTTTGACCTGACTTTCACCGTCGACGCCCAGGACACCACCACGCCGCTGACGCTGGCGATCGACCAGATGGTCATCGCCGGCTGGACCGGCCGCGATCCGGTCGCGCGCGACAAGCACATCAAAGAGCTTCAGGAGATGGGCATCGCCCCGCCGGCTTCGACGCCGATCTATTATCGCGGCGCCGCGCGGCGGCTGACCCAGCAAGACCGCATCGAATGCACCGGTGACGATTCCTCCGGCGAGGTCGAGTTCGTGCTGATCGGCTGGCAGGGCCGCATCTTCGTCGGCTGTGGCTCCGACCACACCGACCGCAAGGTCGAGGCCTACAACGTCACGGTGTCCAAGCAGATGTGCGACAAGCCGATCGCATCGACGCTATGGGAGCTCGAGGACGTCATCGGCCATTGGGACAGGATGATCCTGCGCTCCTATGCCACCATCAAGGGCGAGCGCGTGCTCTACCAGGAGGGCACGCTTGACGCGATGCTGCCAGTCGCCGACCTCATCGCGCGCGGTTTCGACGGCGGAAAATTCCCCGACGGCTGCGCCATGTTCGGCGGCACCTTTGCGGCCAAGGGCGGCATCCGCCCCGCCGACCGCTTCGATTTCGAGCTGGAAGACCCCGTGCTGAAGCGCACGATCAAGCACGGATACGACGTGGTGACGCTGCCGGTGCGTGGCTGA
- a CDS encoding amidase, whose protein sequence is MTDFPTLAKLADDLESGRTTSRKLVEACIARIADPAGEGQRTFIHVDKDAALAAADAMDGLRKAKAAPSRYAGIPVSIKDLFDVRGQVTRAGSRALDDSAPAEQDAATVARLRKAGFVVIGRTNMTEFAYSGIGINPHYGTPKGAWNRAEGHVPGGSSSGAAVSVLDGMAHGALGTDTGGSCRIPAAYNGIVGYKPTQRRVPLDGSVPLSFSLDSIGPLARSVSCCAILDAVLANEPIVALKPRPVKGMRLAVPTTIALDDLDAEVSATFERALKSLADHGAIIERIEMAEFHDIGPMNAKGGFAASESYAWHRYLLTAKGDVYDPRVSVRILRGEAQSAADYIDLLNERRSLIARVNARIALYDALVLPTTANTPPKIADLADDKAFTTENLRALRNCTLINMIDGCAISLPAHREGEIPVGLMVAGAGGSDRRIFELAAGMEAVIRV, encoded by the coding sequence ATGACCGATTTTCCGACACTGGCGAAGCTCGCCGACGACCTCGAAAGCGGCCGCACCACCTCCCGCAAGCTGGTCGAGGCCTGCATCGCCAGGATCGCCGATCCCGCCGGTGAAGGCCAGCGCACCTTCATCCACGTCGACAAGGACGCCGCGCTCGCGGCGGCGGACGCGATGGACGGCTTGCGCAAGGCCAAGGCCGCGCCGTCGCGCTATGCGGGTATCCCGGTCTCGATCAAGGATCTGTTCGACGTCAGGGGCCAGGTGACGCGCGCCGGCTCCCGCGCGCTCGACGATTCGGCGCCCGCCGAGCAGGACGCCGCCACGGTGGCGCGGCTGCGCAAGGCCGGGTTTGTCGTGATCGGCCGCACCAACATGACCGAGTTCGCCTATTCCGGTATCGGCATCAATCCGCATTACGGCACGCCGAAGGGGGCCTGGAACCGGGCCGAGGGCCACGTGCCCGGAGGCTCGTCCTCGGGCGCCGCAGTCTCCGTGCTCGACGGCATGGCGCATGGCGCGCTCGGCACCGACACCGGCGGCTCCTGCCGCATACCGGCGGCCTACAACGGCATCGTCGGCTACAAGCCGACGCAGCGCCGCGTGCCGCTCGATGGCTCCGTGCCGCTGTCGTTCTCGCTCGACAGCATCGGGCCGCTGGCGCGATCGGTCAGCTGCTGTGCCATTCTCGATGCGGTTCTCGCGAACGAGCCGATCGTCGCGCTGAAGCCGCGTCCCGTGAAGGGGATGCGGCTGGCGGTGCCGACTACGATTGCGCTCGACGACCTCGATGCGGAGGTCTCAGCGACGTTCGAGCGCGCCCTGAAATCGCTCGCCGACCACGGCGCCATCATCGAGCGCATCGAGATGGCCGAATTCCACGACATCGGCCCGATGAACGCCAAGGGCGGCTTTGCGGCGTCCGAAAGCTACGCCTGGCACCGCTATCTCCTCACCGCCAAGGGCGACGTCTACGATCCCCGCGTCTCCGTGCGCATCCTGCGCGGCGAGGCGCAGAGCGCGGCCGACTACATCGATCTCCTCAACGAGCGCCGCTCGCTGATCGCCCGCGTCAACGCCCGCATCGCGCTTTATGACGCCCTGGTGCTGCCGACCACCGCCAACACGCCGCCGAAGATCGCAGATCTCGCCGACGACAAGGCGTTCACTACCGAGAACCTGCGCGCGCTGCGCAATTGCACCCTGATCAACATGATCGACGGCTGTGCCATCTCGCTGCCCGCACATCGCGAGGGCGAAATTCCCGTCGGCCTGATGGTGGCAGGAGCGGGCGGATCGGACCGTCGCATCTTTGAACTTGCTGCCGGCATGGAGGCCGTAATTCGTGTTTGA
- a CDS encoding Zn-ribbon domain-containing OB-fold protein yields the protein MAEPQRARPKPTPETQHFWEGTKAGELRLQRCDACAHVYFPPRPFCPSCASRKVSIFKASGKGFLYSYVINHRPAAPGFTPPYAIAVVELDEGPRMMSNIIDCPQTPEALELDMKLEVAFEALDDKITLPVFRPAKG from the coding sequence ATGGCCGAACCGCAGCGCGCGCGACCAAAACCGACGCCGGAGACCCAGCATTTCTGGGAGGGCACCAAGGCGGGCGAACTGCGTCTGCAGCGCTGCGACGCCTGCGCGCATGTCTATTTCCCGCCGCGCCCGTTCTGCCCGTCCTGCGCCTCGCGCAAGGTCAGCATCTTCAAGGCGAGCGGCAAGGGCTTCCTCTACAGCTACGTGATCAACCACCGCCCCGCGGCACCCGGCTTCACGCCGCCTTACGCGATCGCGGTGGTCGAGCTCGACGAGGGGCCGCGGATGATGAGCAACATCATCGACTGCCCGCAGACCCCGGAGGCGCTCGAACTCGACATGAAGCTCGAAGTGGCGTTCGAGGCGCTCGACGACAAGATCACCCTCCCCGTGTTCCGTCCGGCGAAGGGATAG
- a CDS encoding thiolase C-terminal domain-containing protein, translated as MRSNQVAVVGAAETTELGIIPNASQLQLHADAALNAIADAGLKLSDIDGFATAVETPQQVCHYLGIKPTWVDGTSVGGCSFMLHVRHAAAAIEAGLCKTVLITHAESGKSMIGKAPRSIPADSLQGQFEAPFGVYGPPSMFPIPVLRFMKTYGITHEQLASVAVVQREWAAKNPRAMMKEPITVADVLNSRMIAYPFRLLQCCLVTDGGGALILTSADRAKDFPRKPVYIMGTGESVETPMVSQMETFNSSRAFKTAGPLAFKEAGIAHKDVDHLMIYDAFAHLPLYGLGDLGFMPHEETGKFIADGNTRPGGKLPLNTNGGGLSYMHSGMYGMYALQESVRQMRGIAPAQVPNAKISVCHGVGGMFAASGTIVFTNER; from the coding sequence ATGCGCAGCAACCAGGTTGCCGTCGTCGGCGCGGCCGAGACCACCGAGCTCGGAATCATCCCCAACGCCTCGCAGCTCCAGCTTCACGCGGATGCGGCGCTCAACGCCATTGCCGATGCCGGGCTGAAGCTGTCCGACATCGACGGCTTTGCCACCGCGGTCGAGACGCCGCAGCAGGTCTGCCACTATCTCGGCATCAAGCCGACCTGGGTCGACGGCACCTCGGTCGGCGGCTGCTCGTTCATGCTGCATGTTCGCCATGCCGCCGCGGCAATCGAGGCCGGCCTGTGCAAGACCGTGCTGATCACGCATGCCGAGAGCGGCAAGTCGATGATCGGCAAGGCGCCGCGCTCGATCCCCGCCGACAGCCTGCAAGGCCAGTTCGAGGCGCCGTTCGGCGTCTACGGACCGCCCAGCATGTTCCCGATCCCCGTGCTGCGCTTCATGAAGACCTACGGCATCACCCACGAGCAGTTGGCTTCGGTCGCCGTGGTACAGCGCGAATGGGCGGCGAAGAATCCGCGAGCGATGATGAAGGAGCCGATCACGGTCGCCGACGTCCTCAACTCGCGCATGATCGCCTATCCGTTCCGCCTGCTGCAATGCTGTCTCGTCACCGACGGCGGCGGCGCGCTGATCCTGACTTCGGCCGACCGGGCCAAGGACTTCCCGCGCAAGCCGGTCTACATCATGGGCACGGGCGAGAGCGTGGAAACGCCGATGGTCAGCCAGATGGAGACGTTCAACTCCTCGCGCGCGTTCAAGACCGCCGGTCCCCTCGCGTTCAAGGAAGCCGGCATCGCACACAAGGACGTCGATCATCTCATGATCTACGACGCGTTTGCGCATCTGCCGCTGTACGGCCTCGGCGATCTCGGCTTCATGCCGCATGAGGAGACCGGCAAGTTCATTGCCGACGGCAACACCCGCCCCGGCGGCAAGCTGCCGCTCAACACCAATGGCGGCGGATTGAGCTACATGCATTCGGGCATGTACGGCATGTACGCGCTCCAGGAGAGCGTGCGCCAGATGCGCGGCATCGCGCCGGCGCAGGTGCCGAACGCGAAGATTTCGGTGTGCCACGGCGTCGGCGGCATGTTCGCCGCAAGTGGCACGATCGTGTTTACGAACGAGAGGTAA
- a CDS encoding SDR family oxidoreductase, protein MSKSLQDKVIIVTGAGRGIGREIALLCAAEGAKVVVNDPGVAADGAGTSATPAEEVVEEIKKRGGSAVANFESVAEAIPASKIVKAATDHFGRLDGVVNNAGILRDMIFHKMSVEAFEAVIKVHLMGSFYVSHAAARIFREQESGSFVHFTSTSGLIGNFGQANYAAAKLGIVGLSKSIALDMGRFNVRSNCVSPFAWTRMIGTIPTETEAEKARVEKIKQMGPEKIAPICAYLLSDAAKDVTGQIFGARMNELFLFSQNRPLRSVHRSEGWTPQSIAEHGMPALKGSFYKLDRSADIFPWDPV, encoded by the coding sequence ATGAGCAAATCACTGCAGGACAAGGTCATCATCGTCACCGGCGCAGGCCGCGGCATCGGGCGGGAGATCGCGCTGCTGTGCGCCGCGGAGGGCGCGAAGGTCGTCGTCAACGACCCCGGCGTCGCCGCCGACGGCGCCGGCACCAGCGCCACCCCCGCCGAGGAAGTCGTCGAGGAGATCAAGAAGCGCGGCGGAAGTGCGGTGGCCAATTTCGAATCGGTGGCGGAGGCGATCCCCGCCAGCAAGATCGTCAAGGCCGCGACCGACCATTTCGGCCGGCTCGACGGCGTCGTCAACAATGCCGGCATCCTGCGCGACATGATCTTCCACAAGATGAGCGTGGAGGCGTTCGAGGCCGTCATCAAGGTGCATCTGATGGGCTCGTTCTACGTCAGCCATGCCGCCGCGCGCATTTTCCGCGAGCAGGAGTCCGGCTCGTTCGTGCACTTCACTTCGACCTCGGGCCTGATCGGCAATTTCGGCCAGGCCAACTACGCCGCCGCCAAGCTTGGCATCGTCGGGCTGTCGAAGTCGATCGCGCTCGACATGGGCCGCTTCAACGTCCGCTCGAACTGCGTCTCGCCGTTCGCCTGGACCCGGATGATCGGCACCATCCCGACCGAGACCGAGGCCGAGAAGGCGCGTGTCGAGAAGATCAAGCAGATGGGCCCGGAGAAGATCGCGCCGATCTGCGCCTATCTGCTCTCCGATGCCGCCAAGGACGTCACCGGGCAGATCTTCGGCGCGCGCATGAACGAGCTGTTCCTGTTCAGCCAGAACCGCCCGCTGCGCTCGGTGCACCGGAGCGAAGGCTGGACGCCGCAGTCGATCGCGGAACACGGCATGCCGGCGCTGAAGGGCTCGTTCTACAAGCTCGATCGTTCGGCGGACATTTTCCCGTGGGATCCGGTGTAA